In Erigeron canadensis isolate Cc75 chromosome 7, C_canadensis_v1, whole genome shotgun sequence, one DNA window encodes the following:
- the LOC122608128 gene encoding uncharacterized protein LOC122608128 isoform X1, whose product MSSIKEFQHLKIPLQDLIAATNNFGDTHRIGQGGFGKVYKGELVLPDGLTVVAVKRLDRAFGQGDAEFWKEVMLLTRYKHEHLVSLLGFCNEGSENILVYEYLTNRSLDLYLSGNDLSWNQRLRICIGAAHGLQFLHHPAEGSQQRVLHRDIKSANILLDQDWKPKIADFGLSKFGPANQQYTYLFSNAVGTMGYCDPLYMQTGYLTKESDIYSFGVVLFEVLCGRLCVQNYEDVRRFLAILARKCYEEKKLDTIIHMSLKEEISPPCLERFSTIAYQCLQTDRTERPSIAKIVKELEIALQYQVEYDFEKEKKLKQHVVIDYNSDEYWESKLPRDLEVIVKRFKIPHAIYAVKKDLFAHLQKGLLCDEGNKFFWINDYGKKCVLLSPRSFLNHDLTTWVFQRDYLRFSRVAEYSYGALYDIKCQIKTSMLSLGTMYAASLMFKYRGKPRRDQLAFKIMSIKWKMDELSVQSMHYAEQLSDNWYKIEMWNFINHGPDADFDIVLEKLSFLHHPMKSDLLIQGIDIQPLEMYMQDVRDEETEGFRSLSMTYEGDIDIDKNTDLIMTYNGDIDTDVDTNDMYWEKKLPDDYQRYIEISDKPLDYTTTKELYLRFCEGFLCDNGRLFLSLCKSTRGIRAMLAYLEDYDYWEPDYMRSHEDGGKSETPHFRRLSFSERRHMFSPHHNYACYLVFKFPEKPTQTEDILLFSAECMLELISQGTMYACMSFSATNIPIIKPKSDYRLHDSSNIPADRGRGMIKGRTEHYVYSRIEERKDGWMEVMLCKLLCHLEDPRFLSVKLRDHEYHTVRTLPVKGIEFRPCNV is encoded by the exons ATGTCAAGCATAAAAGAGTTTCAACATCTCAAAATTCCACTCCAAGACTTAATAGCCGCCACCAATAACTTTGGAGATACTCACCGTATCGGTCAAGGTGGGTTTGGGAAAGTTTATAAAGGAGAACTCGTCCTGCCCGACGGGCTCACTGTGGTCGCTGTAAAACGCTTAGATCGTGCATTTGGGCAAGGAGACGCAGAATTTTGGAAAGAAGTCATGTTACTTACTCGTTACAAACATGAACATCTTGTATCACTTTTAGGATTTTGTAATGAGGGTAGTGAAAATATCCTTGTATACGAGTATCTAACTAACAGAAGTCTCGACTTGTACTTGAGTGGCAATGATCTTTCTTGGAATCAACGTCTTCGTATATGCATTGGGGCAGCCCATGGACTACAATTCCTTCATCATCCTGCAGAGGGGAGTCAACAAAGAGTCTTGCACCGAGATATTAAAAGTGCAAATATTCTACTAGACCAAGACTGGAAACCAAAGATTGCAGATTTTGGTCTTTCCAAATTTGGACCTGCTAACCAACAATATACTTATCTTTTTTCTAACGCTGTAGGCACGATGGGGTATTGTGATCCATTGTATATGCAGACTGGCTACTTGACTAAAGAATCTGACATATATTCCTTTGGTGTGGTTTTATTCGAAGTTCTTTGTGGGAGACTTTGTGTGCAAAATTATGAAGATGTTCGTAGATTTTTGGCTATATTGGCACGAAAGTGCTATGAAGAAAAGAAACTAGACACCATCATCCATATGAGTCTGAAAGAAGAAATTTCACCACCTTGTTTGGAAAGGTTTTCAACAATTGCGTATCAATGTTTGCAGACAGATCGCACTGAACGCCCATCCATTGCAAAAATAGTGAAAGAACTGGAAATTGCATTGCAATATCAA GTGGAATATGATTTTGAGAAGGAAAAGAAGTTGAAGCAACATGTAGTGATAGACTATAACTCTGACGAGTATTGGGAGTCAAAGCTTCCAAGAGACTTGGAAGTAATAGTTAAGAGGTTCAAGATTCCACATGCCATCTATGCTGTAAAGAAGGATCTGTTCGCTCATCTTCAAAAGGGACTTCTTTGTGATGAAGGCAACAAG TTCTTCTGGATAAACGATTACGGCAAGAAATGTGTATTGCTATCACCAAGAAGCTTCCTAAATCATGATCTGACGACATGGGTATTCCAACGTGATTATTTGAG GTTTTCAAGGGTAGCCGAGTATTCTTATGGAGCCTTATATGACATTAAGTGTCAAATAAAAACTAGCATGTTATCACTTGGTACCATGTATGCAGCTAGTCTGATGTTCAAATATCGTGGAAAACCCAGGAGAGACCAACTAGCATTTAAAATTATGTCAATTAAATGGAAGATGGATGAGTTAAGTGTACAATCTATGCATTATGCAGAGCAACTATCAGACAATTGGTATAAGATAGAAATGTGGAACTTTATTAATCATGGGCCGGATGCTGATTTTGATATTGTGCTCGAGAAACTTtcatttcttcatcatccaatgAAATCTGATCTTTTGATTCAAGGAATTGACATTCAACCCCTAGAGATG TATATGCAGGATGTGCGGGATGAAGAGACTGAAGGATTTAGAAGTCTTTCTATGACATATGAAGgggatatagatatagataaaaatacgGATCTTATTATGACATATAATGGGgatatagatacagatgtaGATACTAATGATATGTACTGGGAGAAAAAGCTGCCAGATGACTATCAACGTTATATTGAGATTTCGGACAAACCTTTGGACTACACCACAACAAAGGAACTCTACCTCCGTTTTTGTGAAGGTTTCCTATGCGATAATGGCCGATTG TTTTTATCATTATGCAAATCAACACGGGGAATTCGTGCTATGCTAGCCTACTTGGAAGACTATGATTACTGGGAACCTGATTATATGAG GTCTCACGAGGATGGGGGGAAAAGTGAAACCCCGCACTTCCGTCGCTTATCCTTTTCTGAGCGTCGACACATGTTTTCACCTCATCATAACTATGCATGCTATCTTGTTTTCAAATTTCCAGAAAAACCCACTCAAACAGAGGATATTCTTTTGTTTAGTGCAGAGTGCATGCTGGAATTAATCTCGCAAGGTACAATGTATGCATGTATGAGTTTCTCTGCAACGAATATACCCATCATCAAACCAAAGAGTGATTATAGATTGCACGACTCATCAAATATACCAGCAGATCGAGGACGTGGGATGATAAAAGGTCGCACCGAGCATTATGTATATAGTAGGATTGAGGAAAGGAAGGATGGTTGGATGGAGGTCATGTTGTGTAAATTATTATGCCACTTGGAGGATCCTCGATTCCTGTCGGTTAAATTAAGAGATCACGAGTACCATACAGTTAGAACCTTGCCTGTGAAAGGCATCGAGTTTAGGCCATGTAATGTTTGA
- the LOC122608128 gene encoding uncharacterized protein LOC122608128 isoform X2, with protein MSSIKEFQHLKIPLQDLIAATNNFGDTHRIGQGGFGKVYKGELVLPDGLTVVAVKRLDRAFGQGDAEFWKEVMLLTRYKHEHLVSLLGFCNEGSENILVYEYLTNRSLDLYLSGNDLSWNQRLRICIGAAHGLQFLHHPAEGSQQRVLHRDIKSANILLDQDWKPKIADFGLSKFGPANQQYTYLFSNAVGTMGYCDPLYMQTGYLTKESDIYSFGVVLFEVLCGRLCVQNYEDVRRFLAILARKCYEEKKLDTIIHMSLKEEISPPCLERFSTIAYQCLQTDRTERPSIAKIVKELEIALQYQVEYDFEKEKKLKQHVVIDYNSDEYWESKLPRDLEVIVKRFKIPHAIYAVKKDLFAHLQKGLLCDEGNKFFWINDYGKKCVLLSPRSFLNHDLTTWVFQRDYLRFSRVAEYSYGALYDIKCQIKTSMLSLGTMYAASLMFKYRGKPRRDQLAFKIMSIKWKMDELSVQSMHYAEQLSDNWYKIEMWNFINHGPDADFDIVLEKLSFLHHPMKSDLLIQGIDIQPLEMDVRDEETEGFRSLSMTYEGDIDIDKNTDLIMTYNGDIDTDVDTNDMYWEKKLPDDYQRYIEISDKPLDYTTTKELYLRFCEGFLCDNGRLFLSLCKSTRGIRAMLAYLEDYDYWEPDYMRSHEDGGKSETPHFRRLSFSERRHMFSPHHNYACYLVFKFPEKPTQTEDILLFSAECMLELISQGTMYACMSFSATNIPIIKPKSDYRLHDSSNIPADRGRGMIKGRTEHYVYSRIEERKDGWMEVMLCKLLCHLEDPRFLSVKLRDHEYHTVRTLPVKGIEFRPCNV; from the exons ATGTCAAGCATAAAAGAGTTTCAACATCTCAAAATTCCACTCCAAGACTTAATAGCCGCCACCAATAACTTTGGAGATACTCACCGTATCGGTCAAGGTGGGTTTGGGAAAGTTTATAAAGGAGAACTCGTCCTGCCCGACGGGCTCACTGTGGTCGCTGTAAAACGCTTAGATCGTGCATTTGGGCAAGGAGACGCAGAATTTTGGAAAGAAGTCATGTTACTTACTCGTTACAAACATGAACATCTTGTATCACTTTTAGGATTTTGTAATGAGGGTAGTGAAAATATCCTTGTATACGAGTATCTAACTAACAGAAGTCTCGACTTGTACTTGAGTGGCAATGATCTTTCTTGGAATCAACGTCTTCGTATATGCATTGGGGCAGCCCATGGACTACAATTCCTTCATCATCCTGCAGAGGGGAGTCAACAAAGAGTCTTGCACCGAGATATTAAAAGTGCAAATATTCTACTAGACCAAGACTGGAAACCAAAGATTGCAGATTTTGGTCTTTCCAAATTTGGACCTGCTAACCAACAATATACTTATCTTTTTTCTAACGCTGTAGGCACGATGGGGTATTGTGATCCATTGTATATGCAGACTGGCTACTTGACTAAAGAATCTGACATATATTCCTTTGGTGTGGTTTTATTCGAAGTTCTTTGTGGGAGACTTTGTGTGCAAAATTATGAAGATGTTCGTAGATTTTTGGCTATATTGGCACGAAAGTGCTATGAAGAAAAGAAACTAGACACCATCATCCATATGAGTCTGAAAGAAGAAATTTCACCACCTTGTTTGGAAAGGTTTTCAACAATTGCGTATCAATGTTTGCAGACAGATCGCACTGAACGCCCATCCATTGCAAAAATAGTGAAAGAACTGGAAATTGCATTGCAATATCAA GTGGAATATGATTTTGAGAAGGAAAAGAAGTTGAAGCAACATGTAGTGATAGACTATAACTCTGACGAGTATTGGGAGTCAAAGCTTCCAAGAGACTTGGAAGTAATAGTTAAGAGGTTCAAGATTCCACATGCCATCTATGCTGTAAAGAAGGATCTGTTCGCTCATCTTCAAAAGGGACTTCTTTGTGATGAAGGCAACAAG TTCTTCTGGATAAACGATTACGGCAAGAAATGTGTATTGCTATCACCAAGAAGCTTCCTAAATCATGATCTGACGACATGGGTATTCCAACGTGATTATTTGAG GTTTTCAAGGGTAGCCGAGTATTCTTATGGAGCCTTATATGACATTAAGTGTCAAATAAAAACTAGCATGTTATCACTTGGTACCATGTATGCAGCTAGTCTGATGTTCAAATATCGTGGAAAACCCAGGAGAGACCAACTAGCATTTAAAATTATGTCAATTAAATGGAAGATGGATGAGTTAAGTGTACAATCTATGCATTATGCAGAGCAACTATCAGACAATTGGTATAAGATAGAAATGTGGAACTTTATTAATCATGGGCCGGATGCTGATTTTGATATTGTGCTCGAGAAACTTtcatttcttcatcatccaatgAAATCTGATCTTTTGATTCAAGGAATTGACATTCAACCCCTAGAGATG GATGTGCGGGATGAAGAGACTGAAGGATTTAGAAGTCTTTCTATGACATATGAAGgggatatagatatagataaaaatacgGATCTTATTATGACATATAATGGGgatatagatacagatgtaGATACTAATGATATGTACTGGGAGAAAAAGCTGCCAGATGACTATCAACGTTATATTGAGATTTCGGACAAACCTTTGGACTACACCACAACAAAGGAACTCTACCTCCGTTTTTGTGAAGGTTTCCTATGCGATAATGGCCGATTG TTTTTATCATTATGCAAATCAACACGGGGAATTCGTGCTATGCTAGCCTACTTGGAAGACTATGATTACTGGGAACCTGATTATATGAG GTCTCACGAGGATGGGGGGAAAAGTGAAACCCCGCACTTCCGTCGCTTATCCTTTTCTGAGCGTCGACACATGTTTTCACCTCATCATAACTATGCATGCTATCTTGTTTTCAAATTTCCAGAAAAACCCACTCAAACAGAGGATATTCTTTTGTTTAGTGCAGAGTGCATGCTGGAATTAATCTCGCAAGGTACAATGTATGCATGTATGAGTTTCTCTGCAACGAATATACCCATCATCAAACCAAAGAGTGATTATAGATTGCACGACTCATCAAATATACCAGCAGATCGAGGACGTGGGATGATAAAAGGTCGCACCGAGCATTATGTATATAGTAGGATTGAGGAAAGGAAGGATGGTTGGATGGAGGTCATGTTGTGTAAATTATTATGCCACTTGGAGGATCCTCGATTCCTGTCGGTTAAATTAAGAGATCACGAGTACCATACAGTTAGAACCTTGCCTGTGAAAGGCATCGAGTTTAGGCCATGTAATGTTTGA
- the LOC122608128 gene encoding uncharacterized protein LOC122608128 isoform X3 — protein sequence MSSIKEFQHLKIPLQDLIAATNNFGDTHRIGQGGFGKVYKGELVLPDGLTVVAVKRLDRAFGQGDAEFWKEVMLLTRYKHEHLVSLLGFCNEGSENILVYEYLTNRSLDLYLSGNDLSWNQRLRICIGAAHGLQFLHHPAEGSQQRVLHRDIKSANILLDQDWKPKIADFGLSKFGPANQQYTYLFSNAVGTMGYCDPLYMQTGYLTKESDIYSFGVVLFEVLCGRLCVQNYEDVRRFLAILARKCYEEKKLDTIIHMSLKEEISPPCLERFSTIAYQCLQTDRTERPSIAKIVKELEIALQYQVEYDFEKEKKLKQHVVIDYNSDEYWESKLPRDLEVIVKRFKIPHAIYAVKKDLFAHLQKGLLCDEGNKFFWINDYGKKCVLLSPRSFLNHDLTTWVFQRDYLRFSRVAEYSYGALYDIKCQIKTSMLSLGTMYAASLMFKYRGKPRRDQLAFKIMSIKWKMDELSVQSMHYAEQLSDNWYKIEMWNFINHGPDADFDIVLEKLSFLHHPMKSDLLIQGIDIQPLEMYMQDVRDEETEGFRSLSMTYEGDIDIDKNTDLIMTYNGDIDTDVDTNDMYWEKKLPDDYQRYIEISDKPLDYTTTKELYLRFCEGFLCDNGRLFLSLCKSTRGIRAMLAYLEDYDYWEPDYMRSHEDGGKSETPHFRRLSFSERRHMFSPHHNYACYLVFKFPEKPTQTEDILLFSAECMLELISQGIFWI from the exons ATGTCAAGCATAAAAGAGTTTCAACATCTCAAAATTCCACTCCAAGACTTAATAGCCGCCACCAATAACTTTGGAGATACTCACCGTATCGGTCAAGGTGGGTTTGGGAAAGTTTATAAAGGAGAACTCGTCCTGCCCGACGGGCTCACTGTGGTCGCTGTAAAACGCTTAGATCGTGCATTTGGGCAAGGAGACGCAGAATTTTGGAAAGAAGTCATGTTACTTACTCGTTACAAACATGAACATCTTGTATCACTTTTAGGATTTTGTAATGAGGGTAGTGAAAATATCCTTGTATACGAGTATCTAACTAACAGAAGTCTCGACTTGTACTTGAGTGGCAATGATCTTTCTTGGAATCAACGTCTTCGTATATGCATTGGGGCAGCCCATGGACTACAATTCCTTCATCATCCTGCAGAGGGGAGTCAACAAAGAGTCTTGCACCGAGATATTAAAAGTGCAAATATTCTACTAGACCAAGACTGGAAACCAAAGATTGCAGATTTTGGTCTTTCCAAATTTGGACCTGCTAACCAACAATATACTTATCTTTTTTCTAACGCTGTAGGCACGATGGGGTATTGTGATCCATTGTATATGCAGACTGGCTACTTGACTAAAGAATCTGACATATATTCCTTTGGTGTGGTTTTATTCGAAGTTCTTTGTGGGAGACTTTGTGTGCAAAATTATGAAGATGTTCGTAGATTTTTGGCTATATTGGCACGAAAGTGCTATGAAGAAAAGAAACTAGACACCATCATCCATATGAGTCTGAAAGAAGAAATTTCACCACCTTGTTTGGAAAGGTTTTCAACAATTGCGTATCAATGTTTGCAGACAGATCGCACTGAACGCCCATCCATTGCAAAAATAGTGAAAGAACTGGAAATTGCATTGCAATATCAA GTGGAATATGATTTTGAGAAGGAAAAGAAGTTGAAGCAACATGTAGTGATAGACTATAACTCTGACGAGTATTGGGAGTCAAAGCTTCCAAGAGACTTGGAAGTAATAGTTAAGAGGTTCAAGATTCCACATGCCATCTATGCTGTAAAGAAGGATCTGTTCGCTCATCTTCAAAAGGGACTTCTTTGTGATGAAGGCAACAAG TTCTTCTGGATAAACGATTACGGCAAGAAATGTGTATTGCTATCACCAAGAAGCTTCCTAAATCATGATCTGACGACATGGGTATTCCAACGTGATTATTTGAG GTTTTCAAGGGTAGCCGAGTATTCTTATGGAGCCTTATATGACATTAAGTGTCAAATAAAAACTAGCATGTTATCACTTGGTACCATGTATGCAGCTAGTCTGATGTTCAAATATCGTGGAAAACCCAGGAGAGACCAACTAGCATTTAAAATTATGTCAATTAAATGGAAGATGGATGAGTTAAGTGTACAATCTATGCATTATGCAGAGCAACTATCAGACAATTGGTATAAGATAGAAATGTGGAACTTTATTAATCATGGGCCGGATGCTGATTTTGATATTGTGCTCGAGAAACTTtcatttcttcatcatccaatgAAATCTGATCTTTTGATTCAAGGAATTGACATTCAACCCCTAGAGATG TATATGCAGGATGTGCGGGATGAAGAGACTGAAGGATTTAGAAGTCTTTCTATGACATATGAAGgggatatagatatagataaaaatacgGATCTTATTATGACATATAATGGGgatatagatacagatgtaGATACTAATGATATGTACTGGGAGAAAAAGCTGCCAGATGACTATCAACGTTATATTGAGATTTCGGACAAACCTTTGGACTACACCACAACAAAGGAACTCTACCTCCGTTTTTGTGAAGGTTTCCTATGCGATAATGGCCGATTG TTTTTATCATTATGCAAATCAACACGGGGAATTCGTGCTATGCTAGCCTACTTGGAAGACTATGATTACTGGGAACCTGATTATATGAG GTCTCACGAGGATGGGGGGAAAAGTGAAACCCCGCACTTCCGTCGCTTATCCTTTTCTGAGCGTCGACACATGTTTTCACCTCATCATAACTATGCATGCTATCTTGTTTTCAAATTTCCAGAAAAACCCACTCAAACAGAGGATATTCTTTTGTTTAGTGCAGAGTGCATGCTGGAATTAATCTCGCAAG GTATTTTTTGGATATGA